Proteins encoded in a region of the Kwoniella botswanensis chromosome 2, complete sequence genome:
- a CDS encoding adenosylhomocysteinase: MDAASTSILLFLFSPTFSNYKVADISLAAFGRKEIELAEHEMPGLMYLREKYAKEQPLKGARIAGCLHMTIQTAVLIETLTALGAQVTWSSCNIFSTQDHAAAAIAATGVPVYAWKGETEEEYLWCIEQTLAGFPEGKALNMILDDGGDLTSLVHEKFPQYLSDIRGVSEETTTGVHHLYKAFRDGKLKIPAINVNDSVTKSKFDNYYGCRESLVDGIKRATDVMLAGKVAVVAGFGDVGKGCAESLRSYGARVLVTEIDPINALQAAMAGYEVTTMEDAAPRGNVFVTTTGCRDIITGEHFEAMPEDAIVSNIGHFDVEIDVAWLKANAAQCINIKPQVDRYTMKSGRHIILLAEGRLVNLGCGTGHPSFVMSCSFANQVMAQIALWTDAKSYPLGVHMLPKSLDEEVARAHLAQLNIKLTKMSKVQADYLGLPVDGPYKPDHYRY; encoded by the exons ATGGATGCTGCCTCCACGtctatcctcctcttcctcttctcacccaCGTTC TCCAACTACAAGGTCGCCGATATCTCTCTCGCTGCTTTCGGTAGAAAGGAGATCGAACTCGCTGAACATGAGATGCCTGGTCTCATGTACCTCAGAGAGAAGTACGCCAAGGAGCAACCTCTCAAAGGTGCCAGAATCGCTGGTTGTCTTCACAT GACCATCCAAACCGCCGTGCTCATTGAGACCCTCACTGCCCTCGGTGCCCAAGTCACCTGGTCCTCATGTaacatcttctccacccaaGACCACGCCGCTGCCGCTATCGCCGCCACCGGTGTCCCCGTTTACGCCTGGAAGGGTGAGACCGAGGAGGAATACCTTTGGTGTATCGAACAAACCCTCGCTGGTTTCCCAGAGGGTAAAGCTCTTAACATGATCTTAGATGACGGAGGTGACTTGACCTCTCTCGTCCACGAGAAGTTCCCTCAATACCTCTCTG ACATCCGAGGTGTATCTGAAGAGACCACCACCGGTGTCCACCACCTTTACAAGGCTTTCAGAGATGGTAAACTCAAGATCCCCGCCATCAACGTCAACGACTCTGTcaccaaatccaaattcgaCAACTACTACGGTTGTAGAGAATCTCTCGTTGACGGTATCAAGAGAGCTACCGATGTTATGCTTGCCGGTAAGGTCGCTGTCGTCGCTGGTTTCGGTGATGTCGGTAAAGGA TGTGCCGAATCTCTCCGATCTTACGGTGCCCGAGTCCTCGTCACTGAGATCGACCCTATCAACGCTCTCCAAGCTGCTATGGCCGGTTACGAAGTCACCACCATGGAAGATGCTGCTCCCAGAGGTAACGTCTTCGTAACCACCACTGGTTGTCGAGACATCATCACCGGTGAACACTTCGAGGCCATGCCTGAGGATGCCATCGTCTccaa CATCGGTCACTTCGATGTCGAAATCGACGTCGCTTGGCTCAAAGCTAACGCCGCTCaatgcatcaacatcaagcCCCAAGTTGACCGATACACCATGAAATCCGGTCGACACATCATCTTGCTCGCCGAAGGTCGACTCGTCAACCTTGGTTGTGGTACCGGTCACCCCTCTTTCG TCATGTCATGTTCATTCGCCAACCAAGTCATGGCTCAAATCGCTCTTTGGACTGACGCCAAATCTTACCCTCTCGGTGTCCACATGCTTCCTAAATCCCTCGATGAGGAAGTCGCCCGAGCTCACTTGGCCCAACTCAACATCAAATTGACCAAGATGTCCAAGGTTCAAGCTGATTACCTCGGTTTACCAGTCGATGGTCCTTACAAGCCCGACCACTAC CGATACTAA